The sequence below is a genomic window from Salinisphaera sp. T31B1.
GGTCAGCGAGATCGGCGGTGTGCCGGTCAACATTCCCAACAACGAGTCTTACGAAGCCATGGAACGCGGCCAGGTGGACTGCGTAATCGGCGCCGTGGCCTGGTTGAAGTCGCTGTCGCTGGGTGAAGTGGCACACAGCGTCGGTACGCTGCCAATGGGTGGTTTCCAGGGCGGGTCGCTGTTCAATATCTCCGAAGAGGTCTGGCAGGGCCTGGACGCCCAGACCCAGCACATCATGCAGGACGCGGCCCTCGAGGCGCTGGCATCGACGGTTTACTCGTACACGGCCGAAGAGAAAGAGGCCCGTGAAACCGCACTCAAGGACGGCGTGAATTTCGTCGACGCCTCGCCCGAACTGGTCAAGCAGCGCGACGAGTTCATGCAATCGCAGATCAAGCAGGCAGCTGCGACGGCCAGCTCGCGCGGCGTCAAGAACCCCGAGGCGATCGTACAGGCGTTTCTCGACAACATGGACAAGTGGCGTGCCCGTATCGAGGGCAAGAATCTGAGCGAACAGCAATACTACGAGTTGCTCAAGACGAACCTGCTCGCCGACGCCGGCAAGTGACGTAGTCTGGCCCGGCCGGGCTGGCCGGGCCTCTCGGATAGGTCTGGGTGACGTATGAGTAATGAGACGCTGCAACCCTACCGTGGGGTCAGGGTGCTGGATCTGGCTCAAGGTCTGGCCGGCCCTTATGCGGCCGGGATGCTGGCCGCCATGGGCGCGGACGTAGTCAAGGTCGAGCCGCCCGAAGGAGACTGGGCACGGCTGATGGGCGAGGTGCGCGAGGGCCACAGCACCATGGGCCTGCCGGCGAACTGGGGCAAACGCGCGATTTGCGTGGACGCACGCCAGCCGGCCGGCAAGGCGGTGCTGCGGCGCCTGGCGGCGGAGGCGGATGTCGTGGTCGAGAGCTTTCGCCCGGGTGTCATGACCAAGCTCGGTCTGGACTACGCTTCGCTGGAGGCCGCGCGGCCCGGCATCGTGCTCGCTTCGATCTCCGGTTTTGGTCAGGATGGACCGTATGTGGCCCGGCCGGGCACCGATACCATCATTCAGGCGTTTTCGGGCATGGCGTCGATGAATCGCGATACCACGGGCACGCCCCGCCGCGTGGGAATGCTCGCCGTGGATATGGTGACCGGCCTGTACGCCGGCTACGCCTTGTCGGCCGCCCTGTTCGACCAGCGCGTGCATGGTCAGGGGCGGCATCTGCAGATCTCGCTGCTGCAAGCGGCGGCCGCTTTCCAGATGACTGCGTCGTTGCAAAGCCAGATGCGTGACGGACGGGCCGGTACGCCGGTGACCTCGCCCTCGGGCTTCTATCCGACCCGCAATGGGATGATGGCTGTGGCCTGTCTGCGTGACGGCATGTTCCTCGCGCTTGCCGACGCACTGGATCGGTCGCAGTGGGCGCACGATGCGCGCTACGCCGACAACGCCGGCCGCATTGCTCATAACGACGAGCTCAACGCCGAGCTGGCAGCCATCTTTGCCACGCGTGACCGCGAGGAGTGGATCGAGCGGCTCAACGCGGCCGGCGTGCTGTGCGGGCCGGTCAACGACTATGCCGACCTCGCCGGCGACCCGCAGGTGCAGCACATGGGACTGTTCACCGAGATCGATACCCCCGGGCTGGGTCCGCTGCCTCTGGCGGGTTTGCCATGTGCCGGGTTGTCGCCGGCCGATCAGCGGCCGGATCCGCCCATTGGCGGCCATACCCGTCAGGTGCTGGTCGAGGCCGGTTATACGCCCGAGGAGATCGGTTCGCTGATCGACAGCGGCGTGTGTCTGCATGCCGCCCAAGAGCAGACAAACTGATGCGCGCGGTGGTCTGCAACCAGTTGGGCAGCTATCGCGACCTGGTGGTCGCCGAGCGTGAGCGCCCCGTGGCCGGGCCTGGCCAGGTCCTGATCCGCTGTGCCTATGCCAGTGTGTCTTTCGCGATCACGTTGGTGGTCGCGGGCAGCTACCAGCGCAAGTCCACGCCGCCGTTCATTCCCGGCAGCGAAGTCTCCGGGGTGGTGGCCGCGACAGGCGAGGGCGTCGACGAGTTTGCCGTGGGCGATCGAGTGGTGGCGATCGTGCGTGAAGGAGCCTATGCCGATTATGTGGTGGCCGATACGCCGACGATCTATCGGGTGCCCGACGATCTGGCACTCGATCTGGCGGTCAACGTGCCCTTATCTTTCGGCACCGCGCACGCCGGGCTGATCACCCGCGCCGGGCTCGTCGCCGACGAAACACTGCTCGTACACGGAGCGGCCGGGGCGCTCGGCATGGCCGCGGTACAGATCGGGCGTATGACCGGCGCCCGGGTCATCGCTACCGCCAGTACCGATGCCAAGTGCGATGCGGCCCTCGTGGCCGGCGCCGATCATGCGATCAACTATGCCACGACGGGCTTTCGCGATCCCGTCAAGGAGCTGACCGGCGGCGCAGGCGCCGACGTGGTGTTCGACCCGGTCGGTGGCGACGTGCTCAACGAGTCGATCCGGGCAACCGCGGTCGAAGGTCGGGTCGTGGTAGCCGGCTTTGCCGGCGGTACGATTCCGCAGGTTCCGGCCAATATCCTGCTGGTCAAGAACATCAGTCTGCTCGGGCTCAATTTCAGCGAGTATTTCGGCTGGGGTGTACGGGATCGCAGCGTCGAGTTCGCGCCCCGGCTCAAGCAGAGCATGGCCTTGCTGCTCACGGCGGCCGCCGAGGGTCGGTTGCATCCGAGTATCGGTCATCGCAGTCCGCTCGAAGATGTCGTGAGCGCGATCGATCATATCGTCGAACGCCGCGCGGTCGGCAAGGTCGTGCTCGTCATCGACGATCAGGCCGCGGCATGAAGCGTGTTCTCGAGGGCTTGTCGCGGCTGGCCGGGTTGATCGCGAGTCTGGCCGTGGTGGCGATGATGCTGCACGTGACCATCGCCGTCGTGCTGCGCGTCGGCTTCCGGGCGCCGGCCAGCGGCACCATGGAGATCGTGAGCTATTTCTACATGGTCGCGGCCGTGTTCCTGGGCATCTTCGTGGCTGCCTGGCAGAACGCGCATATTCGTGTCGATGTGATCGCGAACCTGTTTCCGGCTCGTATCCAGCAGGTCACCGACCGGCTGGCCGAACTGGTCATGCTGGCGTTTTTCGTGTTCTTTGCCTGGGGTCTCTGGCGCACGGCCTTGCAGAAGACCCAGCAGCGTGAAGAGGTGGACGCCATCTTTGCCCATCTGACCGTCTGGCCCAGCCGATGGCTGGCCGTGGCGGGGCTTTCTCTGGCCGCCCTGGTGGTGATGTGGCGCCTGGCCCGGATGCTCACGGGTCGGCCGACCCGCGAGACCGACGAGGGCCTGGTAATCGACGACGACGAGGCCTTGCGATGAGTCCGGTCACGATCGGGCTGGCCTGTATCGGGCTGCTATTGTTCCTGATTGCCATTCGGGTGCCGATCGGCGTGGCACTGGGATCCAGTGCGGCGGTGGGCATCTATTTTCTGCGTGGGCTGACCGCAACGCTGTCGTCGCTCGGTGCCGCGACCTTCGACTTCGTGGCGCACTGGTCGCTGACGGCGATCCCGATGTTCATTCTCATGGGGGCGATCGCCTTTCATTCGGGGCTGACCGCGCATCTGTTCCGGGCCGCCCGGGCCTGGCTGTCGTTTTTGCCCGGCGGACTTGCGATCGCGACCAATCTGGCCAGTGCCGGCTTTGCCGCAGCCTCCGGCTCGAGTGTGGCCATGGCCGGGGCCATGTCGCGTCTGGCGGTGCCCGAGATGCTGCGTGCCGGTTACGACAAGGGGCTGGCCACCGGCGTGGTGGCCGCGTCGGGAACACTGGGCGCGCTCATTCCGCCGTCGATCCCGTTCATCCTCTACGCGGTGTTCATGGAAGCCTCGGTCAGCCGGCTGCTGCTGGCCGGACTGCTCCCCGGCCTACTGACGCTGGTCGCCTATACCGGCTTGATCATGATTCGAGTCAAGCTCAACCCGGCGCTGGCGCCGCGCAGCCAAGAGACCTTCTCTCGACGCGAAAAGTGGCGGCTGCTGCTGCGCGCCTGGCCGTTGCCGTTGATCGTGGCCGGCGTGGTCGGCGGATTGTATTCGGGCACTATCACCGCGACGGAGGCGGGCGCGTTCGGTGCCTGCGTGGCGGTGCTCGCCTCGATCCTGGATCGGTCGTTTTCGTGGTCGATGCTGCGCGTGTCGGTAGTCGAGACCGTACGCACGACTGCGGCGATCTTCCTGATCGCCATCGGTGCGGTGTTGTTCTCGCGCTTTCTAACGCTCAGCCAGATTCCGATGCAGATCGGCATGCTCGTGGACGCGTACTCGGTGAACATGGTGGTGTTCTTCGTGCTCACCTCGGCGTTCTATCTGGTGTTGGGCATGTTCCTCGACCCCATCGGCCTGATGCTGGTGACGCTGCCGATCCTCGCACCGGTCATGCACAGTCTGGGTGTCGACGAGATCTGGTTCGGGGTCATCGTGGTCAAGTTCATCGAGATCGGTCTGCTGACACCGCCCATCGGACTGAACCTGTTCGTCACATCCGCCGCGGTCGGCGACGCCGTGCCGTTCGACCGCGTGGTACGCGGCACGCTGTGGTTCTTGTGCGCCGAGGCGGTCGTCATGATCCTTCTGTTCACCTTCCCGTCGATCTCGCTGTTCATCCCCAACTTGATGAGCTAGCGCAGTCGGGCGAACACTTAACCAGGAACGATATGCTCAAGATAGGGACCGGGTCCGGCTGGTGGGGCGATCGCATCTCGCCGGCCGTCGAGCTCGCCGAGAAAGGCGATCTGGATTATCTGTGTTTCGAGACCATGGCCGAGGCCACGGTGTCCACGGCACAGGTGCGCAAGCGCCGTGACCCCGATTTCGGCGGTTTCGACACCTATCTGGACGATCGCATGGCCGCGGTGCTGCCGCACTGCATTCGGCGCGGCACCCGGATCGTGTCCAATCAGGGCTGGGTCAATCCGGTGGGCGCGGCCCGGGCGATACGCGCACACCTGGACCGGCTGGGGGCTCACCACTGGAAAGTCGCCGCAGTCACGGGATCGATCGTCAGCGATCGGATCGCCGAGCTGGCCGGACCGATCATGGAGACCGGGCGCGAATTCGACAGCATCGAGGGCGAGATCGTGAGCGCCGAGGCCTATCTGGGGGCGGCCGGGATCGTACAGGCGCTGGCCGACGGAGCCGATATCGTGGTCACCGGTCGCGTGGCTGACCCAGCGTTGTTCCTGGCGCCGATGATGCACGAGTTCGGCTGGCGCGCCGACGACTGGGACCGGTTGGGCGCAGGCGCCGGAATCGGCCACCTGATGGAATGCGGCGCGCAACTGACCGGCGGCTATTTCGTCGACCCCGGCTACAAAGACGTCCCTGAACCGTGGAATCTGGGTTTTCCCATCGCAGAAGTTGAAGCCGACGGTGCGGTGGTGTTCGGCAAGCTGCCCGACACGGGCGGCGTGATCGATCGTCATACCGTGCTCGAACAGATGTTCTACGAAGTCCACGATCCGGCGCGGTATATCACGCCGGACGTAGTGGTCGATTTCACCGGAGCCCGTATCGAGCCGATGGGGCTCAATCGTGTGCGTGTGACCGGTATCACGGGCACCCCGCGAACCGATACGCTCAAGGTCTCGATCGGGGCCCAGGAGGGCTTCATTGGCGAGGACCTGTTCGTCTATGCCGGGCCGGGAGCGCTGGACAAGGCATATCTGGCCGAGCGCATTCTGCGGGAACGGTTTCGTATCGTGGGACTGCAGGCCAGCGACCTGCGGTTCGACTTCATCGGCGTCAACGCGGTCCATGGCCCGATGAGTCCGGTCCCGGCCACGCCACCCTACGAAGTTGCGGTCCGCGTGGCCGCGCGCTGTCGGACACGTGCCGAAGCGCTCAAGATTGGTCGGGAGGTCGACGGCATGGCCGTGTCGGGTATCGGCTCGACCGGCAAGCGCGTGCCGTTCGCCGAGCGCGTGCGCGAAGTCATCGGCATCTGGTCGACGCTCATCGACCGTGACCAGGTCAGCCCGCAGGTACAGTTCATCGAGGCCGGATCATGAATCACCCGGATAGTCACAACGTGACGGTACGAGAACTTGCTCACACCCGTTCCGGCGACAAGGGCGATACCTCCAATATCGCGGTGATCGCCTACCATCGGGCGAGCTATGCCCTGCTGGCAGAGCAACTCACCGTCGAGCGGGTCGGCGCCCATTTCGCGGGCGTGGTCGAAGGCGAGATACGCCGATACGAGGTGCCGGGCCTGTCGGTGCTGAACTTCGTGTGCGAGGGCGCCCAGGGCGGCGGCGTATCACGGAGCCTGCGCCTGGACAACTACGGCAAGACCCTGGCTTCGGCGATGCTCTCGATCGGCATCGATCTCCCGCCCGGGTTCGATGCTTCAATATTGCGCGGTCCGGGCGGCGCGGCCTCCGGCTAGCGCACCATCCAGGCGACATGAAAAAGCCCCGCTGATCGGACGATCAACGGGGCTTTGTCCGAATCGGCGCCGCCGCCGATTAATCAGCGTATCAGAGCACGCCTTTCTGCTTGGCGGTATGCGTGGCGATCACGTCCATGAGCGTGGGCGACAGACAGTCATACGGCTCGAGGCCGATATCGTGCAGGTGGCGGCGCACCTCGCCCATCTTGTCCGGGTCGGCCCCGGCCTCGATGATCGACGACACGAATGCGGCGAACTGCGGCGGCTCCCAGCCGTCCTCGCTCGACAGCTCGGTATGGACGAAATCCAGCCCGTAGAACGGATGATCCGAGTTTTCGATACGGCCGTACATGTGCGTGCCGCATTCGCTGCAGGCATGGCGCTGGATCGCGGCCGACGAATCCACCACCTTGAGTTTTTCCTCGTTAGCGGTGACCTTGACGCTGTCTTTCGGTACCACCGCAATCTGGGCAAACTGGGCGCCGTCAGGCTTCCAGCACTTGGTACAGCCGCAGACATGGTTGTGGGCGCACTGGGACGATACGCTGACCTCCACCGGGTTGCTGCTGCACTTGCAGCGCAGGGTGCCGCCGGAAAAACCATCGGCGGCCGGCGTCATGCCGTTATCGACAGAGGGATGTATCGTTGTACTCATGAGAACTCCTCGCTTGTGCGCTGATAAATGTTACTTTATTACGTGCAATCCGAGCGTGTGCCCGGTCTGTTCACAACATTACTCCGCTGCGGGCCGAGGTCAAACGCAAATAATGTTATATTATTTCACTTTGCCGGTCGCGATCGACGCGAGACTCACGTTCCGTAGCCGGCCGGTCGTGCCGATTTCTTCTCGGAGCCGATCATGGGCGAGCCTCTCACCTTGAGCACCACAGGGCTCACGGCGTGGCTGGTCACTGGGCTGGTCATACAGGCGGTGGTCTGCGCCGCCCAATGGCGGCATCTGAATCGCTTGCAGCGCTCTGGTCAATTCGCCGGGCGTGCCTGTCGCTATGGCCAGCGGCGCGCGGTGTTCCAGGGGCTCGTATTCGCCGAACGGCTGGCGCGAATCGGGCTGTGGCTGGGTACGGGCTGGCTCGTCGTCCTCCATGGCCTGGTCGCCACGGGCGGCTATCTGTCGGGTGTCGCGTTCGCGGTGGTTTTTGCGATGGCCGATCAGGCGTTGCAACGGGTGCTGCCGTGGGCGCGCTGGTACTGGGTCGAGCGGGCCGCCGGGGTGTCGACCACAACCGCCGCCACGGTGATCGGCGACGCCGCGCGGCAGTGGCTGACACAGACGTTCACGGCGTTTGCCGGGGCCGTGTTCGTGCTCTGGCCGTTCTACACGCTCGGCAGTGCATGGCAATGGCCGGCAAGCGGATTGTGTGTTGTGGTCGGGGCGGGCGTGCTGCTCTGGCTGCGTCCGCAGGTCATCGAACCGTGGTTTCATCGATTCACCGAATTACCGGCCGGCGACCTGCGCAGCCGCCTGGCCGCGCTGATGCATCGCTGCGGCGCCGAGCTCGACAGCGTCCTGGTCATGGATACCTCTCGCCGATCGCGTCTGGCCAATGCCCAGTTCACAGGCTGGGGCCGACGCAAGCGGGTGGTGCTGTCGGATACTCTGGTTGCGCAACTCGACCCGGCCGAGCTGGAGGCCGTCATGGCCCACGAGCTCGGCCATTTCCAGTGTGGCCATTTACGCCGCTATTACGGGCTCCAGGCCGTCCTGCTGTGGCTGGGCTGGTTTGTGTTCGGCACGCTGGCGCCGTCGTTCCTGGCAAGCACGGAGCCGGCCTTTGCGGCCGCCGGCGCCTATCTGCTGTTGCCGGCGCTGGCCTGGCCTTTGTCACCGTGGTTCGCCGCCCTGCGCAGGCGGTACGAGTACGAAGCAGACGCCTTTGCCGCGCACCACGCCGGTCGCGGGGCGCTGCTCAGTGCGCTGGAACGCCTGTTCGCGAACAATCTGGGCGCACCCACCATGGCCCGGGGCTATGCGCTGATGTATGCCACCCATCCGCCGGCCGACCGTCGTCTGGCACGGCTGCGGCCCTAGCCGGCCACACGACGGCCCGCCTTTGCTGCACCTGCGCAATGTGTCAGAAACGGGACGACATGTCGCTCGATCCGGGACATTTGTGAACCCGATCGGAAACGCTCAGGCGCTTGATTCGTCTGTTTTTCCCGGAAATCGCCCGGTGCATCGACAGTGCGAGCGGTTGGCATACGCTTTGCTGTGATTGATGTAACCCGCGCGTAGGGACGCGCTGGGCAGATGCGGCGACCACCGCTTGCAATGGCCTTAGAGCCAGTCAACAGAAGTCCGGGCTCGACGCCACGGTCGGACGCCGAAAAATAACGATTACGAGCAAGGGGAGATCAACATGCGTGTGAGGAAACTAGCGCTTTCGGCGGTGGGTTCGCTGGCGCTGCTGGGCACGGTACCGGCGGCGCAGGCCATTGATATCCAGGCCGGCGACTGGACGTTCACGGCGACCGGCGAGATCAACGCCAACTATGTCTATACCGCCTGCGACAACCAGTCGACGCCCACCAACTTCGGCGGCACGGTCGCCGGTAATGTGGTCGGTGCCTGTAACGTGGCGGGCCCCGTCGGCGAGAACGATATTTCCGGCATTCGCACCGGCCTGCTGCCCGGCCAGCTGGTCTTCACCGCCGCGACCCAGCAGAACGGCTGGGATATCTCAGGCACCTTCGGTCTGTATCCCGGCATCGTCACCAACGACAACCTGTCGCCGAACGTCGGTCCGGGCAATAACGTGGGCCTGGGGACCACCGGTCTCGACATCCGCCAGGTCTTCCTCAAATTCGGCAACGCCGAGTTCGGTACCGTCAAGGCCGGTCGCGATTTCGGCCTGTTCGGCTTCGACGCGATCATCAACGACATGACCATCCCAGCCGTGGGCGTGAGCTCGGTGGCGGTGGCCTCGCCGGGCAACACGACGCTGGGCTCGATCGGCTTTGGCTATATCTATACCGACACGCTCAGCCAGATCAACTACACGACGCCGGACATGGACGGCTTTACCTGGACGATCGGTATCATCCAGACGATCGATTCGCTGACCGCCGGCAGCACGATCGGCATCGGCGAGACCGCACCCGGTTTCCAGACCCAGTTCAAGTATGCTTGGGACGGCGGCTTCGTGTCACTCAACGGCGTGACGCTGGAAGTCGACGGGATCACCGATACCCGTGACGGCAGCACCGACAAGAACCGCGTGTATGGCGCGGACCTGAACTGGAAGCAGAGCTTCGGGGCGATCGATATCCTGCTGTCGGGCTATTACACCAAAGGCATCGGTTCGGTGGCCTATCTGTTCGACAGTTTCGATGGGGCCGGCAACTCGCGCGACTCCTACGGTGGACTGGCACAGGTGACCTATACGGCCGGCAAGAACAAGTTCGGCGTGAACTACGGTGAATCGCGTCTGGACGACACCGGTTTCGATCAGGACTTCTACCCGAACGCGGTAGCCGACAATGGCGATCCGGTCTGCGTGACCGGCGGCAACTGCCTGTTCAAGGTCAATCGCAAGGTCACGGCCGGCTATTACTACAGCCTGACGCCCAACCTCACGCTGACCACCGAGTACTCGCATGCGATCTCCGAGGACCATGCCAACAACAATATCGATTCCGACAACGTGAACGTCGGCGCGTTCTTCACCTTCTAGTCGCACTATCCCCTGCGACGGCCGGACAGCATCGCTGTCCGGTTTTTTTTTGCCGAGTGCTAGCGGTAAGTGATCGGCCGGCATACGCTAGACATTGATTACGCTGGAAGATTCGGGTGCTCAATGAGGAGGAGCCATGAAAAATAAGAACGTGCTGTTGGGGTTGACCATCGCAGGGCTTTTGACAGGTTGCAGCGCGATGGGGCACGCGCCCGGCGGTGCCGGCGACCCGCCGGCCTATGTGAATATCGCGCGCACGTCGGAGATGAGCGTGCAGCTCGTACCACAGATCGATACGGCCGCAGCGCCGAACGAGCATCCAGCAGCGTTCCAGCCCGCCCAGCTTGAAGCCCTGCTGAAGTCCCTGCGCGTGGTCGACGAGCAGGGCAACGAGGTCACGCTGGCCTCACCGTCGCGATTGGCGCAGCTGGCTTCCGACATGTCGAAGGGTTTCGTGCGGGCCGGGTCCCGGCAGGATGTGGCTTTCGCGGTGTTTCGGCGTTCCGGCGGATCGGTGTTCACTGCGTCGCGAAAAGTCACATCGGGGCGGGCCTTCTATCGGGATGAAACGCTCAACCTGATCTTCGGAGAGTTCGACGCCGAGTTCAGCGAATTTCGCGATCTGAATATTTCGCCGTTGAAGAACGGCAGTCGGCTGGGAACCGACGGAGTCGATACCAGCCGACTGGTGGCCTCCGCCAGCTGGCATCGGCATGGTGATCGTGCGGACTGGATCGAGCTGCCGGCCACGCCAGCCGCTATCGAAGCGGCCGCGGCCGCGGCGCCAACCGCGATCGAGTCCAGTTCCAGCGGCGCGGCACAACCGCTGCAGTACGGACCGGCCGCTTCGAGCCGACGTGCTGTGCCTCCGCCGGCCGAGCCCCAGGGCGCGGTGTCCGGCGCAAGCGCAAGCCCGAGCCCCGCGGCCGATGGGCCGAGCCGCCCCGCCGCGGCACCGCCGGCTGTCACTCCGCCGCCGCGATTGGGGACATCGTCGTCGGCGGCCGGCGGTGACGATTGGAGCCGGATCGAGGAGCGTCTGACGCAGCTCAAGCGCCTGCGGGACAAGAATCTGATCAGCGCCGAGGACTATCAAAGCAAGAAGGATGCACTTCTCGAACAGTTGCCATGACCATTCAATGAAGCGTTTGGGACAATGTGTCCTGCGACTGGGACATTTTCCCGTCCTGCCCCGGCCCGCGAAACGCGGAAGTTCGTTTCGCGGGCCGCGCGACGATGCGGAATATGCTTCCGCTTCTATGAACAATAATAATATCAAGGGCTTGACCTTTTCCTGATCGGAGCGCAATGCGCCGTGATCGGCCCTTCAATCGCTGGCATCGATCTTGCGATGGTGCTCTCAGCCCACAGAAGAGGCTGGGGGCGAAGGCCTTTCAAGAATCAGGAGGAGACAATGAAGACCAATTCCGTACGCGGATGGCGTCGGGGTCTGTTGGGGCTCGGCGTGCTTGCTCTGGCCGGAGCCGGCACGGCATCGGCCGCCGGCGTGAGCTGGGACCAGATCAACTCGGACCAGCAATCCACCGACAACGTGCTCACCGTCGGCATGGGCACACAGATGCAGCGGTTTTCGCCGCTCAAGCAACTCAATACCGACAACGTCAAGAATCTGTATCCGGCCTGGTCGTTCTCGTTCGGCGGCGAGAAGCAACGCGGTCAGGAAAGCCAGCCGTTGGTCTATGACGGCAAGATGTTCGTGACCGGCTCGTATTCGCGGGCCTGGGCGATCGACGTCAAGACCGGCGAGGAAATCTGGCAGTACGAGCAGCGACTGCCCGAGGGCATCATGCCGTGCTGTGACGTGGTCAACCGCGGCGGCGCGCTGTACGACAACCTGTTCATATTCGGCACGCTCGACGCCAAACTGGTCGCGCTCGATCAGGAAACCGGCGACGTTGTCTGGAGCGAAGAGATCGCCGATTACAAGGACGGGTACTCCTATACGGCGGCGCCGTTGATCGTCGACGACATGGTGGTCACCGGCGTCTCCGGTGGCGAGTTCGGCGTGATGGGGCGTGTCGAGGCGCGTGACGCCAAGACCGGCAAGATGGTCTGGAGTCGTCCCACCGTCGAAGGCAACATGGGCTATCTCTGGAAAGACGGCAAGAAGACCGAGAACGGCATCAGCGGCACCCGCAACGCCAGTTGGCCTGGCGACATGTACAAGCACGGCGGCGCGGCGACCTGGCTTGGCGGCACCTACGATCCGGAGACGAACCTGATCTATATCGGCGCGGGCAACCCGTCGCCCTGGAACGCGCACATGCGTCCAGGCGACAACCTGTTCTCGTCGTCGATCGTCGCGATCCATCCCGATACCGGCAAGATCGCCTGGCACTATCAGAAAACACCGCATGATGCCTGGGACTATGACGGTACCAACATGTGCGTGCCGTTCGACGCCGAGGGCAAGAAATTCTGTGCCTCGGCCGACCGCAACGGCTTCTTCTACGTGCTCGATCGAACCAACGGCAAACTCAAGAGCGCCGAGAAGTTCGTCAGCAAGGTCAACTGGGCCGACAAGATCGACCTGAAGACCGGCCGGCCGGTCGAAACGGGCAACCGCCCGGGCGATCCGTCGAAATCAGAGGGCAAGAAGGGCGAATCCGTGTTCGTCGCGCCGTCGTTCCTGGGGGCCAAGAACTGGATGCCGATGTCCTACAACCCCGGCACCGGGCTGTTCTATATCCCGACCAACGAATGGGGCATGGATATCTGGAACGAACCCATTACCTACAAGGCCGGTGCCGCCTATCTGGGAGCGGGTTTCAATATTCAGCCGCTCTACGAGGACTATATCGGCGCGGTCCGTGCAATGGACCCGATGACCGGCAAGATCAAGTGGGAAGCCAAGAACAACGCGCCGCTGTGGAGTGGCACGATGACCACCGCCGGCAACCTCGTGTTCTACGGTACGCCCGAGGGTTATCTGAAGGCGCTGGATGCCAACACCGGCGAAGAGCTGTGGAAGTTCCAGACCGGCTCCGGCGTGGTCGGCCAGCCGATCACCTGGGAGCAG
It includes:
- a CDS encoding acyclic terpene utilization AtuA family protein, whose product is MLKIGTGSGWWGDRISPAVELAEKGDLDYLCFETMAEATVSTAQVRKRRDPDFGGFDTYLDDRMAAVLPHCIRRGTRIVSNQGWVNPVGAARAIRAHLDRLGAHHWKVAAVTGSIVSDRIAELAGPIMETGREFDSIEGEIVSAEAYLGAAGIVQALADGADIVVTGRVADPALFLAPMMHEFGWRADDWDRLGAGAGIGHLMECGAQLTGGYFVDPGYKDVPEPWNLGFPIAEVEADGAVVFGKLPDTGGVIDRHTVLEQMFYEVHDPARYITPDVVVDFTGARIEPMGLNRVRVTGITGTPRTDTLKVSIGAQEGFIGEDLFVYAGPGALDKAYLAERILRERFRIVGLQASDLRFDFIGVNAVHGPMSPVPATPPYEVAVRVAARCRTRAEALKIGREVDGMAVSGIGSTGKRVPFAERVREVIGIWSTLIDRDQVSPQVQFIEAGS
- the gfa gene encoding S-(hydroxymethyl)glutathione synthase translates to MSTTIHPSVDNGMTPAADGFSGGTLRCKCSSNPVEVSVSSQCAHNHVCGCTKCWKPDGAQFAQIAVVPKDSVKVTANEEKLKVVDSSAAIQRHACSECGTHMYGRIENSDHPFYGLDFVHTELSSEDGWEPPQFAAFVSSIIEAGADPDKMGEVRRHLHDIGLEPYDCLSPTLMDVIATHTAKQKGVL
- a CDS encoding TRAP transporter large permease yields the protein MSPVTIGLACIGLLLFLIAIRVPIGVALGSSAAVGIYFLRGLTATLSSLGAATFDFVAHWSLTAIPMFILMGAIAFHSGLTAHLFRAARAWLSFLPGGLAIATNLASAGFAAASGSSVAMAGAMSRLAVPEMLRAGYDKGLATGVVAASGTLGALIPPSIPFILYAVFMEASVSRLLLAGLLPGLLTLVAYTGLIMIRVKLNPALAPRSQETFSRREKWRLLLRAWPLPLIVAGVVGGLYSGTITATEAGAFGACVAVLASILDRSFSWSMLRVSVVETVRTTAAIFLIAIGAVLFSRFLTLSQIPMQIGMLVDAYSVNMVVFFVLTSAFYLVLGMFLDPIGLMLVTLPILAPVMHSLGVDEIWFGVIVVKFIEIGLLTPPIGLNLFVTSAAVGDAVPFDRVVRGTLWFLCAEAVVMILLFTFPSISLFIPNLMS
- a CDS encoding TRAP transporter small permease subunit; protein product: MKRVLEGLSRLAGLIASLAVVAMMLHVTIAVVLRVGFRAPASGTMEIVSYFYMVAAVFLGIFVAAWQNAHIRVDVIANLFPARIQQVTDRLAELVMLAFFVFFAWGLWRTALQKTQQREEVDAIFAHLTVWPSRWLAVAGLSLAALVVMWRLARMLTGRPTRETDEGLVIDDDEALR
- a CDS encoding CoA transferase, translated to MSNETLQPYRGVRVLDLAQGLAGPYAAGMLAAMGADVVKVEPPEGDWARLMGEVREGHSTMGLPANWGKRAICVDARQPAGKAVLRRLAAEADVVVESFRPGVMTKLGLDYASLEAARPGIVLASISGFGQDGPYVARPGTDTIIQAFSGMASMNRDTTGTPRRVGMLAVDMVTGLYAGYALSAALFDQRVHGQGRHLQISLLQAAAAFQMTASLQSQMRDGRAGTPVTSPSGFYPTRNGMMAVACLRDGMFLALADALDRSQWAHDARYADNAGRIAHNDELNAELAAIFATRDREEWIERLNAAGVLCGPVNDYADLAGDPQVQHMGLFTEIDTPGLGPLPLAGLPCAGLSPADQRPDPPIGGHTRQVLVEAGYTPEEIGSLIDSGVCLHAAQEQTN
- a CDS encoding C4-dicarboxylate TRAP transporter substrate-binding protein; translation: MVGFKGSNAPWRGLATALVGAGLVLSAGAQARQLTYASYLPPTHPTSEDGIQKFIDIVQDKTDDEVTFAFYPSEAAASAKTMLSAINDQLIDAGFIVSVYFPTSLPVNTVLSDLSFFNDDNAITAAAVTDTILNDCPQCLDEYKKYNVHFLATYSTPPYQAMCKAPMKNGFDPKGLRMRAPGAEVGRWVSEIGGVPVNIPNNESYEAMERGQVDCVIGAVAWLKSLSLGEVAHSVGTLPMGGFQGGSLFNISEEVWQGLDAQTQHIMQDAALEALASTVYSYTAEEKEARETALKDGVNFVDASPELVKQRDEFMQSQIKQAAATASSRGVKNPEAIVQAFLDNMDKWRARIEGKNLSEQQYYELLKTNLLADAGK
- a CDS encoding NADPH:quinone oxidoreductase family protein, coding for MRAVVCNQLGSYRDLVVAERERPVAGPGQVLIRCAYASVSFAITLVVAGSYQRKSTPPFIPGSEVSGVVAATGEGVDEFAVGDRVVAIVREGAYADYVVADTPTIYRVPDDLALDLAVNVPLSFGTAHAGLITRAGLVADETLLVHGAAGALGMAAVQIGRMTGARVIATASTDAKCDAALVAGADHAINYATTGFRDPVKELTGGAGADVVFDPVGGDVLNESIRATAVEGRVVVAGFAGGTIPQVPANILLVKNISLLGLNFSEYFGWGVRDRSVEFAPRLKQSMALLLTAAAEGRLHPSIGHRSPLEDVVSAIDHIVERRAVGKVVLVIDDQAAA